The following are encoded together in the Puniceicoccaceae bacterium genome:
- a CDS encoding flagellin, with protein MQKTNELLSRTQERLATGRKVNSAIDGPTAYFASLSLQDRASSLEARLDGMGQAIQTIKSAETGLNTIRSLLDQAKAIANDAGDKALVEERRNLGVQFNEVMRQIQTVAADTSYLGVNLIQRSDPSDMAGDDQDIVIQFNERINESTLVITGFNIYGPVSELDANGEAEGPLSLSSSTNTFTSLHVQTHGIDGDSWEMDWGDANFRDVLRTVITQVELFDDQLKVQSAKLANQLNVITLRQEFTKDMVNEFEIGADNLTIADLNEEGANLLALQTSQQLGISSLSLASQARQSVLRLLG; from the coding sequence TTGCAAAAGACAAACGAGTTGCTGAGTCGCACCCAGGAGCGACTTGCGACTGGGCGGAAGGTAAATTCCGCCATTGACGGACCGACCGCCTATTTTGCCTCCCTGAGTCTTCAGGACAGGGCATCTTCATTAGAGGCGCGTCTGGATGGAATGGGTCAGGCGATTCAGACTATCAAATCAGCGGAAACGGGTTTGAATACGATTCGATCCCTGTTGGACCAAGCCAAAGCAATTGCCAACGATGCCGGTGATAAGGCATTGGTGGAGGAACGCCGGAATCTGGGTGTGCAATTCAATGAAGTGATGCGCCAGATCCAGACCGTGGCTGCGGATACCTCTTATCTGGGGGTTAATCTCATCCAGCGTTCAGATCCGAGTGACATGGCAGGGGATGACCAGGATATCGTGATTCAATTTAACGAACGAATCAATGAATCCACACTGGTGATCACAGGATTCAATATTTACGGACCTGTTTCCGAGCTTGATGCAAACGGAGAAGCAGAGGGACCGCTGTCACTTTCGAGTTCGACCAACACCTTTACGAGCCTGCACGTCCAGACTCACGGGATCGATGGAGATTCCTGGGAAATGGATTGGGGCGATGCGAACTTTCGGGATGTGCTGCGCACGGTCATTACACAGGTGGAGTTGTTTGATGATCAACTCAAGGTGCAGTCTGCAAAGTTGGCGAATCAGCTCAACGTGATCACGCTGCGGCAGGAGTTCACCAAGGACATGGTCAATGAGTTTGAAATTGGAGCGGACAACCTGACCATCGCGGATCTCAACGAAGAAGGTGCAAATCTTCTGGCATTGCAGACCTCTCAGCAGCTTGGAATCAGCTCGCTCTCGCTGGCATCCCAGGCCCGGCAATCCGTGCTCCGCCTCTTGGGTTAA
- a CDS encoding uracil-DNA glycosylase, translating into MREHLDTLLSELKKLRQQGVSSLLIEPDTLSLLESSVQDIAAKSATQPPTREISPTPPLQADSKPEQSTDKSHDPASKARQKDFHVIPEVVLPEGDKASQWNWLRKRVQECEVCNRHVRPGKKVVFGVGNLDADIFFCGEAPGEEEEIQGEPFVGPAGQLLTRIIQTMGLSREQVYIGNIMNWRPETDQPFGNRPPTEQEMAFCLPYLKAQVAVVRPKVIVALGATAVNGLLGYDPKRSITRSHGQWHDFEGIPTLISFHPSYILRNGTNRVKRLIWEDMLTVMQRLRMPITEKQQNFFKS; encoded by the coding sequence ATGCGCGAACATCTCGACACCCTTCTTTCCGAACTGAAAAAACTCCGGCAGCAGGGTGTCTCCAGTCTCCTGATTGAACCAGACACGCTCTCCCTGCTCGAATCGAGCGTACAAGACATCGCGGCAAAATCTGCTACGCAGCCGCCCACAAGGGAAATATCTCCCACCCCCCCGCTTCAGGCTGACTCAAAACCGGAACAGTCGACTGACAAGTCCCACGATCCCGCTTCGAAAGCCAGGCAGAAGGATTTCCATGTCATCCCGGAGGTCGTATTGCCAGAAGGGGATAAAGCTTCACAGTGGAACTGGTTGCGCAAGCGTGTGCAGGAGTGTGAGGTCTGCAACCGCCACGTTCGCCCGGGCAAAAAAGTGGTTTTCGGTGTTGGCAATCTTGATGCCGATATCTTCTTCTGCGGAGAAGCTCCGGGTGAAGAGGAAGAAATTCAGGGAGAACCCTTTGTGGGACCTGCGGGACAGCTGCTCACCCGCATCATCCAGACAATGGGCCTGAGTCGGGAGCAAGTTTACATTGGAAACATCATGAATTGGCGCCCCGAGACGGATCAACCGTTCGGAAATCGCCCTCCCACTGAGCAGGAAATGGCCTTCTGTCTACCCTATCTCAAGGCACAGGTTGCCGTTGTGCGTCCGAAGGTCATCGTCGCCCTCGGTGCTACGGCCGTCAACGGTCTCTTAGGATACGATCCAAAGCGCTCCATCACCCGCAGTCACGGCCAGTGGCATGATTTTGAAGGCATCCCAACACTCATCAGTTTCCACCCGTCCTACATCCTTCGAAATGGGACCAATCGAGTGAAGCGTTTGATCTGGGAGGATATGCTTACTGTCATGCAGCGTCTCAGAATGCCCATCACTGAAAAACAGCAAAATTTCTTTAAATCCTAA
- a CDS encoding PAS domain S-box protein: MNSITPDPSAVWNALLECLPAAVFVCDAKLKLMAANTRFAHLSGVAEVDECVGQSLEQILPEGIVTDLLRVLRERDSSQPAAEFEIMATNESGSQSFFEISVRRHETSERMPEFLVGSIVDVSSKRMMESVLQEEHSLLRTVIDILPAFIYAKDEDSKFIMANEVLAGYMGCKSSEELIGKSDFDFFPHKYAMKYFCDEQEVIATGRPKVNVQESSAFQDSGSMIWLNTNKVPLRDSSGKIVGVVGTGMDISHQKRINDELHELQEIVNHSSSCAFLLQSTGSWDVSFCSKTVSLFGYEQEDFLTRHLRFLQIVHPDDVEGLRTATLAAFASGEKHVSMDYRIRRKGGGYCWVEDQIYLRETRENGSFLFQSLITDVSKRYDMQRERDQMEMQLRQAQKLEAVGQLAAGIAHEINTPIQFISDNLQFLSESASEFMSFYQGVMSELNSSIPEHQKLESKFKELAEKLDLGFLMEEVPLAISQSLEGAHRVRDIVQAMKDFSHPGSGEISHEDVNQAIQSTITVARNEWKYVSDVETELDADLGMVPVDIGPFKQSILNLIVNAAHAIEDRVKAGDFEKGKIVIRTRRTQDHAVIEVEDTGSGMNPKVAERVFDPFFTTKAVGKGTGQGLSMTYDIVVRKHRGKLHFRTREGEGTTFVVELPLGSGVEHAPVI, translated from the coding sequence ATGAACTCGATAACGCCCGACCCCTCAGCGGTCTGGAATGCATTGCTCGAATGCCTTCCGGCAGCAGTCTTTGTGTGTGATGCAAAGTTGAAGTTGATGGCGGCAAATACAAGATTTGCACACCTTTCCGGGGTTGCTGAGGTCGATGAATGTGTCGGACAGTCCCTCGAGCAAATCTTACCGGAGGGGATTGTAACGGATCTTTTGCGCGTATTGCGGGAACGGGACTCCTCTCAACCCGCTGCCGAGTTTGAGATCATGGCTACAAACGAATCGGGTTCTCAGTCGTTTTTCGAAATCTCGGTTCGTCGTCATGAAACAAGCGAGCGAATGCCCGAATTTTTGGTCGGCTCCATCGTGGATGTCAGTTCAAAGCGAATGATGGAATCGGTTCTTCAGGAGGAGCACAGTCTCTTGCGGACCGTAATCGATATTCTTCCCGCATTCATTTACGCAAAAGACGAGGATAGCAAGTTCATCATGGCAAACGAAGTGCTTGCCGGTTACATGGGTTGCAAAAGCAGCGAAGAGTTGATTGGGAAATCCGACTTTGATTTTTTCCCTCACAAATATGCGATGAAATACTTTTGTGATGAGCAGGAAGTCATCGCAACGGGTCGACCCAAGGTTAACGTGCAGGAGTCGAGCGCATTTCAGGATTCAGGTTCGATGATCTGGCTGAACACGAACAAAGTTCCGCTGCGTGATTCGTCCGGGAAAATCGTTGGGGTGGTGGGGACGGGTATGGATATTTCCCATCAGAAGCGCATCAACGATGAACTTCATGAGTTGCAGGAGATTGTGAACCATAGCAGTTCGTGCGCGTTTCTGTTGCAATCGACCGGGTCGTGGGATGTGAGTTTCTGTTCCAAAACGGTATCCCTGTTTGGATACGAGCAAGAAGATTTTTTGACGCGCCACCTGCGTTTCCTTCAGATCGTGCATCCCGATGATGTGGAAGGATTGCGTACGGCGACGCTAGCGGCGTTTGCTTCGGGTGAAAAGCATGTTTCGATGGATTACCGCATCCGCAGGAAGGGTGGTGGGTATTGCTGGGTTGAGGATCAAATTTACCTCCGGGAAACCAGAGAGAATGGTTCGTTTCTGTTTCAGAGTCTGATTACAGATGTAAGCAAACGCTACGATATGCAGCGGGAGCGGGATCAAATGGAAATGCAACTGCGTCAGGCCCAAAAACTCGAGGCAGTGGGTCAATTGGCAGCGGGAATCGCACACGAGATCAATACGCCGATTCAGTTCATCAGTGACAATTTGCAGTTTTTGAGTGAATCGGCCTCCGAGTTCATGTCTTTCTATCAAGGCGTGATGTCAGAACTAAACTCTTCAATTCCAGAACACCAAAAACTGGAGTCAAAGTTCAAGGAATTGGCCGAGAAGCTGGATCTTGGTTTTCTGATGGAAGAAGTTCCCCTTGCGATCAGTCAATCGCTGGAAGGCGCGCACCGTGTGAGGGATATTGTGCAGGCCATGAAAGATTTCTCACATCCGGGATCCGGGGAGATCAGTCATGAAGATGTGAATCAGGCCATTCAGTCGACCATCACGGTTGCACGCAACGAATGGAAGTATGTCTCAGATGTGGAAACGGAGCTGGATGCTGATTTGGGTATGGTTCCGGTTGACATTGGTCCGTTCAAGCAGAGCATCCTCAATCTCATTGTCAATGCCGCACACGCCATCGAAGATCGGGTGAAAGCAGGCGACTTTGAAAAAGGCAAAATTGTGATTCGCACCCGTCGAACTCAAGACCATGCCGTGATCGAAGTAGAGGATACGGGCAGCGGAATGAATCCCAAGGTGGCAGAGCGTGTGTTTGATCCATTTTTCACGACTAAGGCAGTGGGAAAAGGAACAGGCCAGGGGCTTTCGATGACTTATGACATTGTGGTTCGCAAACACCGGGGCAAGTTACACTTCCGTACGCGTGAAGGAGAAGGCACAACGTTTGTGGTGGAGCTGCCGTTGGGTAGCGGTGTGGAGCACGCACCTGTTATCTGA
- the plsY gene encoding glycerol-3-phosphate 1-O-acyltransferase PlsY: MNPILLLCLCALVGYLIGSFSSAVLVAKAHGVDIFTVGSGNPGATNVKRSIGKGPGNLVFFLDLLKGFVVALWPFIPSLHAWTSSSLPPVVLSLAGLTGALAGHSFSLYIRFRGGKGVATAMGGLLAIMAPVVLLGMVIWVLVFYAFRYVSLASIAFAASLPLFCSVFWWMDWQLLRSYGWIECSIAAAVFLLILVRHQSNITRLFNGTEHKFEKQRHASGKRSNAS; this comes from the coding sequence ATGAATCCGATTTTGTTGCTCTGCCTTTGTGCACTGGTGGGTTATCTGATTGGCTCTTTTTCGAGTGCGGTCCTTGTCGCAAAAGCCCATGGTGTTGACATCTTCACGGTTGGCAGTGGCAACCCCGGTGCAACCAATGTCAAGCGATCCATCGGTAAGGGTCCCGGAAACCTCGTGTTTTTCCTGGATTTGCTCAAGGGATTTGTCGTCGCATTGTGGCCTTTCATCCCGTCCCTTCACGCATGGACCTCCAGCTCGCTTCCACCCGTTGTCTTGAGTTTGGCGGGACTCACAGGTGCACTGGCCGGACACTCTTTTTCACTCTACATTCGTTTTCGTGGAGGAAAGGGAGTCGCCACGGCAATGGGCGGCTTGCTCGCGATCATGGCACCGGTTGTTCTGCTCGGCATGGTAATCTGGGTGCTGGTTTTCTACGCCTTTCGCTATGTGTCGCTCGCTTCCATCGCATTTGCAGCCAGTCTTCCCCTCTTCTGCTCTGTCTTCTGGTGGATGGACTGGCAGTTGCTGCGGTCGTATGGATGGATTGAATGCAGTATTGCTGCTGCCGTCTTCCTGCTGATACTTGTTCGTCACCAGAGCAATATAACCCGGTTGTTCAACGGCACTGAGCACAAATTTGAAAAGCAGCGCCATGCATCTGGCAAACGCTCCAACGCATCATGA
- a CDS encoding homoserine dehydrogenase yields MKTIRIGFLGLGTVGQGVWEQLILKSKVWNEKLDVDFVPVKASVRNLSKRRDVSIPEHALTTDSMSIVEDPSIDVIIELIGGIRDARELTLRAFANGKSVITANKALICEHGRELLEAAQLAGVQYLYEASVAGGIPIIKVIQEAFVGNRIHSLQGILNGTSNYILTRMERASIPYPDALAEAKALGYVEQDESLDLDGFDAAHKLIILAYLCYQQWFSIDDIHVEGIRNVSLHDMRAAARQGYKIKLIATLRRIPEQDCIECSVRPSLVPMSNNLAAVEDAFNGVCIQGDIVGTSFLIGRGAGREPTASAVISDIVDLVRNPKERKLMVADRTASLATPEAIHQSYYLRIEVDDVRGVLSEITQILSRNNISISTIDQSLDTRRASASITLTTHDCRDQDVKLACQAILNHSFVKDDIVVFPILEI; encoded by the coding sequence ATGAAAACCATTCGCATCGGATTTCTCGGACTTGGCACAGTTGGTCAGGGAGTATGGGAACAATTGATATTGAAGTCCAAGGTTTGGAACGAAAAACTGGATGTGGATTTTGTGCCCGTCAAAGCTTCCGTTCGCAATCTGAGCAAGAGGCGGGATGTATCCATCCCTGAGCATGCACTGACCACGGATTCCATGAGCATCGTGGAAGATCCATCGATTGATGTGATCATCGAACTCATCGGTGGAATCCGCGATGCGAGAGAGCTGACACTCCGCGCCTTTGCAAACGGGAAATCCGTGATCACTGCAAACAAGGCATTGATCTGCGAACATGGCAGAGAGCTGCTTGAAGCCGCGCAGCTCGCAGGTGTGCAGTATCTTTACGAAGCCAGTGTCGCAGGCGGCATCCCTATCATCAAAGTCATTCAGGAAGCTTTCGTCGGAAACCGCATCCATTCCCTGCAGGGCATTCTCAACGGAACTTCCAATTACATCCTCACGCGCATGGAACGCGCATCGATCCCCTACCCTGACGCCTTGGCTGAGGCCAAAGCACTGGGATATGTGGAACAGGATGAATCCCTCGATCTTGATGGCTTTGACGCAGCCCACAAGCTCATCATCCTGGCCTACCTCTGCTACCAGCAATGGTTCTCTATCGATGATATTCATGTAGAGGGTATTCGAAATGTATCCTTACACGACATGCGGGCTGCAGCACGGCAGGGATACAAGATCAAGCTCATCGCTACCTTGCGAAGAATACCGGAACAGGACTGCATCGAATGCTCGGTCCGCCCTTCTCTGGTTCCCATGAGCAACAATCTGGCTGCGGTAGAAGATGCTTTTAACGGTGTCTGCATTCAGGGAGACATCGTCGGAACTTCCTTCCTTATCGGACGCGGTGCGGGTCGGGAACCCACTGCCAGTGCCGTCATCAGTGACATCGTGGATCTGGTTCGCAATCCCAAAGAACGCAAACTCATGGTTGCAGATCGAACCGCTTCTCTCGCGACTCCTGAAGCGATTCACCAGTCCTACTATCTTCGCATTGAGGTTGACGATGTGCGGGGTGTGCTGTCTGAGATCACTCAAATTCTCAGTCGAAACAACATCAGCATTTCAACCATTGACCAATCGCTTGATACCCGACGCGCTTCTGCCTCCATCACGCTGACCACACACGATTGCCGCGATCAGGATGTCAAACTCGCTTGTCAGGCCATTCTCAATCATAGTTTCGTAAAGGACGACATTGTGGTGTTTCCTATTCTTGAAATCTAA
- the serA gene encoding phosphoglycerate dehydrogenase, with protein MFQILVADKIAETGVEFLRNQKEFEVIEAYGSTKEEILNIVPSVSAIVVRSETQIDADVIAAAPLLKAVGRAGVGVDNIDLDAATERGIVVVNTPGGNTIATAELTMTHLLCSSRPIAQADRSMKQGNWDRKSLKGVELKDKTLAVLGLGRIGAEVAARAQAFGMTVIAYDPFLTEARAKAINVEKVDLDEVWARADYITVHMPLTDKTRNMVNRDAFAKMKQGVRLVNCARGGLIHEQDLIDAIESGKVSAAGLDVFEEEPLPADHPFRKCANLVLTPHLGASTEEAQYNVGIEIAEVIARILKEGVISNAVNVPSVDAHTLQQLRPYFRLGQILGTTVQQLTPDTIQRLQITYYGRLVELDTMPLNRAIQKGYLLQISGEEINDVNAGYYMKRLGIEGQITKSSSDTPYSELIQIEAILEDGSSLSVEGTVMGRNLDPRIVSINGRDLEVTPRNVLMLVENKDMPGMVGMLGTILGKHQVNIANMTLNRREAGQNALVVFELDQFPSDEAVAEITSSDRIVDLKLVDLTRIK; from the coding sequence ATGTTCCAAATACTTGTAGCCGATAAAATTGCAGAAACAGGAGTTGAATTCCTTCGAAACCAGAAGGAATTTGAGGTCATCGAAGCCTATGGTTCCACGAAGGAGGAAATCCTCAACATCGTTCCTTCGGTCTCCGCCATCGTCGTACGCAGTGAAACCCAAATCGACGCAGATGTCATTGCCGCAGCACCCCTGCTCAAGGCAGTCGGACGCGCGGGTGTCGGCGTGGACAACATCGATCTCGATGCAGCAACCGAACGCGGCATCGTGGTCGTCAATACTCCAGGTGGGAACACCATCGCAACTGCCGAACTCACCATGACTCACTTGCTCTGCAGTTCGCGTCCCATCGCGCAGGCGGACCGCTCCATGAAACAGGGGAACTGGGATCGGAAATCGCTTAAAGGAGTTGAGCTGAAGGACAAAACACTCGCAGTTTTGGGCCTGGGTCGCATCGGTGCAGAGGTTGCAGCCCGTGCCCAGGCATTTGGAATGACAGTCATTGCTTACGATCCCTTCCTCACCGAAGCAAGGGCCAAGGCCATCAATGTGGAGAAAGTGGATCTGGATGAGGTATGGGCGCGTGCGGACTACATCACGGTGCACATGCCTTTGACGGACAAAACCCGCAACATGGTCAACCGCGATGCATTCGCAAAAATGAAGCAGGGTGTGAGGCTGGTCAACTGCGCACGCGGGGGCCTCATTCACGAGCAGGATCTGATCGATGCGATTGAAAGCGGAAAGGTGAGTGCAGCTGGCCTCGACGTCTTCGAGGAAGAACCCCTGCCCGCAGACCATCCCTTTCGCAAATGCGCCAATTTGGTGCTCACCCCGCACCTCGGTGCCTCAACAGAAGAAGCGCAATACAATGTTGGCATCGAGATTGCCGAAGTCATTGCCCGCATTCTCAAGGAAGGGGTAATCAGTAACGCCGTCAATGTACCCTCGGTGGATGCCCACACCCTTCAGCAGCTTCGACCCTATTTCCGATTGGGTCAAATTCTTGGCACAACCGTGCAGCAGCTCACACCCGATACCATTCAGCGCCTGCAGATCACCTACTATGGACGTCTGGTCGAACTGGATACCATGCCCTTGAACCGCGCGATTCAGAAGGGCTATCTCCTGCAGATTTCCGGAGAGGAGATCAATGATGTCAATGCGGGTTATTACATGAAACGCCTGGGCATTGAGGGGCAGATCACAAAGTCGAGCAGTGATACTCCCTACAGTGAGTTGATCCAGATCGAAGCCATTCTCGAGGATGGCAGCTCCTTGAGTGTAGAGGGCACCGTCATGGGTCGCAATCTGGATCCCCGTATCGTTTCCATCAACGGTCGCGACCTTGAAGTAACGCCGCGCAATGTGCTCATGCTGGTCGAAAACAAGGACATGCCCGGCATGGTTGGCATGCTTGGAACCATCCTCGGAAAACATCAGGTCAACATCGCAAACATGACACTCAACCGTCGCGAGGCGGGTCAAAACGCTCTTGTCGTCTTTGAACTCGACCAATTTCCGAGTGATGAAGCGGTTGCCGAAATCACATCCAGTGACCGCATTGTCGATCTCAAGCTGGTCGACCTGACCCGCATTAAATAA
- a CDS encoding FAD-dependent oxidoreductase, whose product MGAEDNHYDIIIIGGGSAGYAAARTALEYTQKVAVVDGSDELGGLCILKGCMPSKTLLYTAELVHSVQKGTRLGIQQNRVRVDVAALQERKRQLISGFAGYRAGQLQDGRFTLYRSNARFLDHLTIQLADGTELWADKYVIATGSRVDAPDIRGLNTVGYLTSDDILSAEEFPASMVVLGGGIVACELAQFLNRAGVEVTLIQRSAHLIKEFSVEAGTVLKRAMQAEGIRVFTDTALDWVRRVEGSVMVQFQHQGITHLAHGQAVLNALGRKPNTEFLDLENADIQISPSGHIQTNMMQQSTNPAVYAAGDCAGPAEIVHVAILQGENAVHHALGGKVREVDYDSLTRVVFTDPQIAAVGLGRAELEMRSCDFLEAIYPFGDHGKSLIMDALYGFVRVYAERSSGTILGAECVGRDGGELMHSLAVAVSNRLTLQDMLKVQWYHPTLSEIWTYPIEELQESVAG is encoded by the coding sequence ATGGGAGCGGAAGACAATCACTACGACATCATTATCATCGGAGGTGGGAGTGCAGGGTATGCAGCTGCTCGCACTGCCTTGGAATACACTCAAAAAGTTGCTGTGGTAGACGGATCTGATGAACTTGGCGGACTTTGCATTCTCAAAGGCTGCATGCCATCGAAAACCCTGCTTTACACTGCCGAGCTGGTGCACAGTGTACAGAAAGGAACAAGGCTGGGTATTCAACAAAATCGGGTGCGTGTTGATGTTGCTGCCTTGCAGGAGCGCAAACGTCAGCTGATCAGTGGATTTGCAGGCTATCGTGCAGGTCAACTGCAGGATGGACGTTTCACTCTTTATCGCAGCAACGCTCGCTTCCTGGATCATCTCACCATTCAGCTGGCGGATGGAACGGAATTGTGGGCAGATAAGTATGTGATTGCAACGGGTTCACGAGTGGACGCGCCGGATATTCGCGGATTGAACACAGTTGGTTATCTGACCAGCGATGACATCCTGTCCGCTGAGGAGTTCCCCGCTTCCATGGTTGTTCTGGGTGGAGGCATTGTTGCGTGTGAACTGGCACAATTTCTCAACAGGGCTGGTGTTGAAGTAACCCTGATTCAGCGAAGTGCTCACTTGATAAAGGAGTTTTCTGTCGAAGCGGGCACAGTACTCAAGCGGGCCATGCAGGCGGAAGGCATTCGCGTCTTCACGGATACTGCATTGGACTGGGTTCGCCGGGTTGAGGGTTCTGTGATGGTCCAGTTTCAGCACCAGGGGATCACACACCTTGCCCACGGACAGGCAGTTCTGAATGCGCTGGGGAGAAAACCCAATACAGAATTCCTGGATCTTGAAAATGCGGATATTCAAATTTCGCCCAGTGGTCACATCCAAACAAACATGATGCAGCAGAGCACCAATCCGGCTGTGTATGCTGCTGGGGATTGTGCCGGGCCTGCAGAAATTGTTCATGTTGCGATCCTGCAAGGGGAAAATGCTGTGCATCATGCGCTTGGAGGAAAAGTCCGGGAAGTGGACTACGATTCACTCACACGGGTGGTTTTTACCGACCCCCAGATCGCAGCTGTAGGTTTAGGACGAGCAGAACTTGAAATGAGGTCATGTGATTTCCTTGAAGCGATCTACCCATTTGGCGATCATGGAAAATCGCTGATCATGGATGCACTTTACGGTTTTGTGAGGGTGTACGCTGAACGATCCAGCGGGACCATTCTGGGGGCGGAGTGTGTAGGACGTGACGGTGGCGAATTGATGCACTCGCTTGCGGTTGCAGTGAGCAACCGACTGACGCTACAGGACATGTTGAAGGTGCAGTGGTATCATCCCACACTGTCTGAGATATGGACTTATCCGATTGAAGAGCTGCAGGAGAGTGTCGCAGGCTGA
- a CDS encoding zinc metallopeptidase, with translation MGLYILLIIIPLLLGLWAQAKVSGTYNKYSQVPSRSGITGREAAAYVMRRFGIDDVEIVAIRGKLTDHYNPMTRQLALSKDNYYGTSLAALGVAAHEAGHAIQHAVGYKALQWRMSLVPVTQIASQMLPFVMIGGFLFGIMGLVKLGVAVYLILTLFQLITLPVEFDASARAKKELAGLGFVGEEELVGVRRTLDAAGLTYVAAFVASLGNLLYLLMLTRDE, from the coding sequence ATGGGACTGTATATTCTATTGATCATCATTCCGCTATTGCTGGGGCTTTGGGCCCAGGCAAAGGTATCGGGAACTTACAACAAGTATTCCCAGGTACCCTCACGCAGCGGCATTACCGGACGGGAGGCTGCTGCCTACGTGATGCGTCGCTTCGGTATCGATGACGTGGAAATCGTTGCCATTCGCGGCAAGCTTACGGATCACTACAATCCCATGACCCGGCAACTTGCGCTGAGCAAGGATAACTATTATGGCACGAGCCTTGCCGCGTTAGGGGTTGCCGCACATGAAGCGGGTCATGCGATTCAGCATGCTGTGGGATACAAAGCACTGCAGTGGCGCATGTCACTGGTGCCGGTCACTCAGATTGCCAGCCAGATGCTTCCTTTTGTGATGATTGGAGGATTTCTCTTTGGCATCATGGGCCTGGTCAAGCTTGGCGTTGCGGTTTATTTGATCCTGACCCTTTTTCAACTGATTACGCTGCCCGTGGAGTTTGACGCCAGCGCGCGTGCCAAAAAGGAACTCGCGGGGCTGGGCTTCGTCGGCGAAGAGGAACTGGTGGGTGTGCGGCGCACACTGGATGCGGCGGGCCTCACCTATGTGGCGGCCTTTGTGGCTTCACTGGGAAACCTGCTCTATCTGCTGATGTTGACGCGCGACGAATAA
- a CDS encoding histidine phosphatase family protein: protein MKTLYLIRHAKSAWDSTASSDFDRPLNERGRSDAPRMAAFLRAQQIVPDQIVSSSAIRANTTARLIARGLDQDESSVMLDRRIYLADVHQLQSILREFPDSWQSVMVIGHNPTLTDCANALTGDVLNSLPTCSVYGIRLAIDSWLKLRNGVGERILYQVPKELTESP, encoded by the coding sequence GTGAAAACACTCTACCTCATCCGCCATGCGAAATCCGCCTGGGATTCGACTGCCTCTTCAGATTTTGATCGTCCGTTGAACGAACGGGGACGCAGCGATGCTCCTCGCATGGCTGCGTTTCTGAGGGCACAGCAGATTGTTCCAGATCAGATTGTCAGCAGTTCGGCGATTCGGGCGAATACGACGGCGCGTCTGATTGCGAGAGGGCTGGACCAGGACGAATCCTCAGTGATGCTGGATCGACGCATCTACCTTGCAGACGTGCATCAGTTGCAATCCATCCTGCGCGAGTTTCCAGACAGCTGGCAAAGTGTGATGGTCATTGGGCATAATCCAACATTAACTGATTGTGCGAACGCACTCACCGGAGATGTTCTGAACAGCCTGCCAACCTGTAGTGTCTATGGTATCAGGCTTGCCATCGATTCGTGGTTGAAGCTCAGGAATGGAGTAGGAGAACGAATCCTCTATCAGGTGCCGAAGGAACTTACAGAATCACCTTGA